In Deltaproteobacteria bacterium, a single genomic region encodes these proteins:
- a CDS encoding alpha/beta hydrolase, whose product MVTEEYIASFDGTRLFTETFGEGDVPVVLCDGLGCDGFIWQHLTPVFRDRCKFYHFHYRGHGLSNEPAVENATTVRDLRSDLCAVMDHYGLDKALLLGHSMGVQVILDFAIQYPERTMGIVPMCGSYGHPLDTFHNTDIGGKILPHLRRLMSLSPSIAQKFWTKTLTTELAYQVAVNLEVNGKILKREEFGPYFQHLAAMNVSVFLGVVAGLMDHSTESQLPDVNVPALVVGGQHDTFTPGWLSERMVDLLPDAELLMIPGGSHVAPIEIPELLHLRLKKFIDNRMVPQLKSGKTKTKKPKAKVEKSAEVTSKKKEEKKSAKKADKQAAKSAKQFLSVWEETVEEAEVQAKEELKVESPAKKPKKDKGAKKDKSKKRKKDKKSAKSDSAQA is encoded by the coding sequence ATGGTCACTGAAGAATATATCGCCTCATTTGATGGTACCCGCCTTTTCACCGAGACATTTGGTGAGGGTGATGTGCCCGTGGTTCTCTGTGACGGCCTCGGCTGTGATGGGTTTATTTGGCAACACTTAACGCCAGTGTTTAGAGATAGGTGTAAGTTCTATCATTTTCACTACCGCGGCCATGGACTCTCGAATGAGCCAGCCGTGGAGAACGCCACCACGGTGCGCGACCTACGCTCAGACCTTTGTGCGGTCATGGATCATTACGGTCTCGATAAAGCGCTGCTTCTTGGGCACTCGATGGGCGTCCAAGTGATATTAGATTTCGCGATTCAATACCCAGAGCGAACCATGGGAATCGTACCGATGTGCGGCAGCTATGGTCACCCGCTGGATACATTTCATAACACGGATATTGGCGGTAAAATTTTGCCCCACTTACGGCGTTTGATGTCTTTGTCGCCAAGCATTGCTCAAAAGTTCTGGACGAAAACGCTGACCACAGAATTGGCATACCAAGTTGCGGTTAATCTAGAAGTGAATGGCAAAATTCTAAAGCGCGAAGAGTTTGGCCCATACTTTCAGCACCTCGCAGCAATGAACGTAAGTGTGTTCCTTGGTGTGGTGGCGGGGCTGATGGACCACTCTACCGAAAGCCAGTTACCTGATGTGAACGTGCCAGCACTGGTCGTCGGTGGACAGCACGATACGTTCACACCTGGCTGGCTCTCCGAGAGAATGGTCGATTTACTCCCCGATGCTGAACTTTTGATGATTCCCGGTGGCTCTCATGTGGCGCCGATTGAGATTCCAGAGCTTTTGCATCTAAGACTCAAAAAGTTCATCGATAATCGTATGGTTCCGCAGCTCAAGTCGGGTAAGACGAAAACCAAAAAGCCGAAGGCTAAAGTTGAAAAGTCCGCGGAGGTAACTTCCAAGAAAAAGGAAGAGAAAAAATCCGCTAAGAAAGCAGACAAGCAAGCGGCCAAATCGGCAAAACAGTTTCTAAGCGTTTGGGAAGAAACGGTTGAGGAAGCTGAGGTTCAGGCAAAAGAAGAGCTTAAAGTTGAAAGCCCTGCCAAGAAACCGAAAAAGGATAAAGGCGCTAAGAAAGACAAGTCGAAAAAGAGAAAGAAAGATAAGAAGTCAGCTAAGTCTGATTCTGCTCAAGCTTAA
- a CDS encoding DUF3347 domain-containing protein: MNKLTTFSTMLGLVFLLSGTALAEPKVDTSDLPPPPDGTQAEAEPVTDEKALENLMLEVLQVYLEIQNYLAEDSTWRVGRSAGLIALKAKNFNLKLVPEDFNPMYRTLPKKLRVSARKMYKAKSLADLRLAFKALSKPMATWANLSKPVGIDVIYCPVANATWLQNKGPTKNPYYGSQMLTSGQIVWSGTSIAELEKAQEEANAAKAAGSEEE, encoded by the coding sequence ATGAATAAGCTGACGACATTTTCGACAATGCTTGGATTGGTTTTTCTACTCTCCGGTACCGCCTTGGCTGAGCCAAAGGTGGATACGTCGGACTTGCCTCCTCCACCTGATGGAACTCAAGCCGAAGCAGAACCGGTCACCGATGAGAAAGCACTTGAGAACTTGATGCTCGAGGTGCTCCAAGTCTACTTGGAAATACAAAACTATTTGGCCGAGGACTCCACCTGGCGTGTGGGCCGGTCGGCCGGGCTCATTGCGTTGAAGGCCAAAAATTTTAATTTGAAATTGGTTCCTGAAGATTTCAATCCAATGTACCGAACACTTCCTAAGAAGCTACGCGTGTCTGCTCGTAAAATGTACAAGGCCAAGAGCTTGGCCGATCTCAGGCTCGCGTTTAAAGCTCTCTCAAAGCCTATGGCCACTTGGGCTAATCTCTCCAAGCCCGTAGGTATTGATGTGATTTATTGCCCGGTAGCCAATGCGACATGGCTACAAAATAAGGGCCCAACCAAAAACCCCTATTATGGCTCCCAGATGCTTACTTCCGGTCAGATTGTGTGGTCGGGTACATCGATTGCTGAGCTGGAAAAAGCTCAGGAAGAAGCCAACGCCGCAAAGGCAGCTGGCTCCGAAGAGGAGTAA
- a CDS encoding HEAT repeat domain-containing protein — protein MTTSSPNGELDGASIPELETLMRSEIPGERAAAACAIGDRMRTHELNTLDAKVQETLAQLLDDPTTFVRFETAIAMAELHDFRATPLLLGATRSRALRLDAIRALGTMGDPLALGPLRDILTRFFMPWADKLQAAAALCALKSPEGQDYLQEKLSSRKFAERAAAIHFMAESSHPEAVAALVGILEDSNDPMQDVAARSLGLIPSPEGLAALKRIRAQCEGHLAEDIDEAINLHR, from the coding sequence ATGACCACATCATCACCCAATGGCGAACTCGACGGCGCATCGATTCCTGAATTAGAAACTCTGATGCGTTCCGAAATTCCTGGGGAACGAGCCGCGGCAGCCTGTGCGATTGGTGACAGGATGCGGACCCACGAACTCAATACCCTCGATGCGAAAGTTCAGGAAACACTGGCCCAGCTCCTTGATGACCCGACCACATTTGTCCGATTTGAAACCGCCATTGCCATGGCAGAGCTTCATGATTTCCGCGCCACCCCACTTCTTCTAGGCGCCACCCGATCGCGTGCGCTGCGTTTGGATGCTATTCGCGCCTTGGGAACGATGGGCGATCCACTGGCCCTAGGGCCTTTACGAGATATTTTGACCCGGTTTTTCATGCCCTGGGCTGATAAGCTTCAGGCGGCAGCCGCACTTTGCGCACTCAAAAGCCCCGAGGGCCAAGACTACCTGCAAGAAAAACTCTCGAGTCGTAAGTTTGCCGAACGCGCCGCGGCTATTCATTTCATGGCTGAATCGAGCCATCCTGAAGCAGTCGCAGCACTTGTTGGGATTCTTGAGGACTCAAACGACCCGATGCAAGACGTTGCTGCTCGCTCTTTGGGCCTTATTCCTTCACCCGAGGGTCTGGCTGCTTTGAAACGAATCCGAGCCCAGTGCGAGGGCCATTTGGCCGAAGATATTGATGAAGCCATCAATCTTCACCGGTAA
- a CDS encoding DNA polymerase III subunit delta' encodes MLSLEELKANQPEAVTHIQQVFASGRLHHAYVMAGPDENVSADLAMAMATEVLCQDTQDPENCICRKKLIGGNHPDFISIEPDEKGKIRIDTIREMAGRLSLRAIEAERKVILIQGADTMNAAAQNALLKTLEEPPGPCCFILTVKRFRSLLPTVRSRSQRIRLEASNPKAAIEALIAGGIEPNTAPALAALVGANVDAALDKIEQGAEDILATLRQAMQPAKLGEVPEMAQFLGANRAKAELSLELLAVELRNQLAYQLGANVNPRLGEPIEPLNRNHLVSAIKRLEQLQKDWVFNPNEKLGLESVLLCLNGSHS; translated from the coding sequence ATGCTAAGTCTTGAAGAGCTCAAAGCCAACCAGCCAGAGGCTGTCACACATATTCAGCAGGTGTTTGCCTCAGGCCGTCTTCACCACGCCTATGTCATGGCGGGTCCGGACGAAAATGTATCTGCCGATCTCGCAATGGCCATGGCCACTGAGGTTCTTTGCCAGGATACTCAAGATCCTGAAAACTGCATTTGCCGTAAAAAATTAATCGGTGGCAATCATCCCGACTTTATCTCCATCGAACCCGATGAAAAAGGCAAAATCCGAATCGACACCATCCGAGAGATGGCCGGCCGGCTCTCCCTCAGAGCCATTGAAGCGGAGCGTAAAGTCATTTTGATTCAAGGGGCCGATACCATGAATGCAGCGGCTCAAAACGCGCTTCTTAAAACCCTCGAAGAACCTCCAGGGCCTTGCTGCTTCATTCTCACAGTAAAACGGTTTCGTTCACTTTTACCCACCGTGCGGTCACGCAGCCAACGTATCCGGCTCGAAGCGTCGAACCCGAAAGCAGCCATTGAAGCATTGATTGCCGGCGGGATTGAGCCCAATACTGCTCCAGCACTCGCCGCGTTAGTGGGTGCCAATGTTGATGCAGCACTCGATAAAATTGAGCAAGGTGCGGAAGACATTCTAGCTACGCTGCGCCAGGCCATGCAGCCGGCCAAACTTGGTGAAGTGCCTGAAATGGCTCAGTTTTTAGGTGCAAACAGGGCCAAGGCAGAGCTTTCCTTAGAGCTGCTGGCCGTCGAGCTGCGCAATCAACTCGCCTATCAGCTCGGGGCCAATGTTAACCCCCGCCTAGGAGAACCCATCGAACCCCTCAACCGAAATCATCTGGTCAGCGCTATCAAGCGTCTTGAGCAGCTCCAAAAGGATTGGGTTTTTAATCCAAACGAAAAACTGGGGCTTGAGAGTGTTTTACTCTGCCTCAATGGGTCACATTCGTGA
- a CDS encoding stage 0 sporulation protein → MADDKVDNETSDEQAPKRYGALARLGIIGNNRWITTSSGEMREGQKVIVDTETGSSMATVIARSRVMPEDPVTAELIRPANKDDEQIAAKRQKQEHKALMLCRETVHKMKLDMKVISAELSHDGSYTTYFFTSNDRIDFRTLVKSLSKQLKTRVEMRQIGIRDAARHVGGTGLCGRKLCCSTFLPEFKSISIRMAKDQNLTLNQQKLSGRCGRLRCCLEYEHGLYKEKAKGLPKPGKRVATPDGDGKVRDLDILRGKVRVFLNAGGMQEYEASQVERITTQPDQPKKAKKPKPQDKPAAEARPKSSEVQHPEKAEAKQNDEGSGEVKKKRKRRRKPKKKSPAKKDETS, encoded by the coding sequence ATGGCTGACGATAAAGTTGATAATGAGACAAGCGATGAACAAGCGCCCAAACGCTACGGCGCTTTGGCTCGTCTTGGCATCATCGGCAACAACCGATGGATCACCACATCTTCTGGAGAAATGCGAGAAGGTCAAAAAGTTATCGTGGATACTGAAACCGGTAGCAGCATGGCCACCGTCATTGCGCGCTCCCGAGTCATGCCCGAGGATCCTGTCACCGCCGAGTTGATTCGCCCTGCCAATAAAGACGACGAGCAAATAGCAGCCAAACGTCAAAAACAAGAACATAAAGCATTGATGCTCTGCCGGGAAACCGTCCACAAAATGAAGCTCGATATGAAGGTTATATCGGCTGAACTTTCTCACGACGGCAGCTACACCACGTATTTTTTCACCAGCAATGACCGAATCGATTTTAGAACCCTCGTCAAAAGTTTGTCCAAACAGCTCAAGACGCGAGTGGAAATGCGCCAGATCGGGATACGCGATGCCGCCCGGCATGTGGGAGGCACTGGCCTTTGCGGCCGTAAACTCTGCTGTTCTACCTTTCTACCGGAATTTAAGTCCATCTCGATTCGTATGGCCAAAGACCAAAACCTCACGCTGAACCAGCAAAAGCTATCCGGCCGCTGTGGAAGACTCAGGTGCTGCCTCGAATATGAACATGGTCTCTATAAAGAGAAAGCAAAGGGCTTACCCAAACCGGGTAAACGCGTCGCCACACCAGACGGAGACGGAAAAGTTCGCGATTTGGATATTCTAAGAGGGAAAGTCCGAGTCTTTCTCAATGCTGGCGGGATGCAAGAATACGAAGCATCTCAAGTAGAGCGTATCACCACACAGCCAGACCAACCGAAAAAAGCGAAGAAACCGAAACCCCAAGATAAGCCCGCCGCTGAGGCCAGACCCAAGAGCTCAGAAGTTCAACACCCCGAGAAGGCTGAGGCCAAGCAAAACGACGAGGGATCTGGGGAAGTTAAGAAAAAGCGAAAACGTCGTCGTAAGCCTAAAAAGAAGTCTCCCGCCAAAAAGGACGAGACCAGCTGA